Part of the Alteracholeplasma palmae J233 genome, CTCAATTATTTGGAGTTGCCCCAATTTCTGCGATGATTACTTATAAAAACTTAAAGTTTGATAAGAACTTATATCGTAAGTATCACATAAAAACGGCAGTTGAGGATGATTATCAATCATTTAAAGAAGTTATTTATAGAAGATATCAAAGATTATTAATAGAAAATAAAACGATGCCAGATCTAATTTTAGTAGATGGTGGCATTGGACAATTAAACGCAGCTTTAGAGACTTTAAATAATCTAGGGTTAAATATTCCAATAGGCGGACTTAAAAAGAATAATAAGCACCAATTAGAAGCCCTAGTCATCCCTAATGAAACTATCTTCTTAGATAAAAAATCTGAATTATTTAAATTATTATTAAGCTTAAGTGAGGAAATCCATAGATTTGCGATTACCTTCCATAAGAAAACAAGAACAAAACAAGCTAATCTATCCGTATTTGATAAAATACCTGGATTAGGTGAAAAAAGAAAAAAAGCATTATTACAAACTTTTTCTGGCATCGATGAAATTAAAAATGCTAGTATCAAGCAACTCACAGATATCGGCATACCAGAAGCAGTCGCAAATAATCTTAAAGAGGTGTTAAAGTGAAATATCAAATTACAGAAGTTGACTATACAAATAAAGTATTTTATTGTATTGTTAATGGAAAAAAGGAAATGTTTTATCTACCTAATAGACTATCAAAAGTATTTATGGAACATTTAGAAGAAGGTATGTTTGCCTCTTTTACGGTCTTAGAAAAAAGAAAAAAACATTTAAATCAGTATGCGTATCAAATTTCATACTTCACACAAATAGTAAGTTATCATCCAAGAAAAAGAGTTTTATATGATTTAGAAAACTTAAGATCTCAAATGAGACAAGTTGTCAAACAATACTCTCATTTCTTATTTATAGATTTTGAAATGACTATGCCACACTATCATCAAAAAGAGTTTAAACCTGAATTAATTCAAACAGGTTATGTTTTAACGGATGCTGCTGGGAATACCATTTTAGAAGACGGATACTATATTCTGCCAGTTGAAAAAGAAAGTATTAATAAGCGAACTAAAAAATTCTTACAATTAGATGAAGATTTATTTTTTGAAAAAGCAGTACCATATGCTAACTTTTATGAAAAACTTAAAAAAATTATCAAAGACTATCGCCCTCAACTAGTTGTATGGGGTAAAAATGATATTACTGCTTTACAAGAATCATATGATTTGCATAAAGTAAAAAGAATTACAAATGATAAAAGTTTTATTGATTTATTAAAATTACACAAAGATTATTTTAATTTAAAAGATGATATTGGATTATTTAAAGCATATAAACTTTATTATGATAAAAATGAATTTCAAGTTCATGATGCTAAAGTGGATGCTTCTGTAACAAAATATGTATTTGATGCATTTTTAAAACAAATGAAATAAAAAGAAGGTATGAGCATATGCAGTTTATATTTAATAAAATGGAAAAATATAAAAAAAAGGTAATCGGGTTACTTATATTTAAAGTAATTGGGACTTTAACAGATTTAGCTATTCCTTATTTAACTGCATATATGATTGACCAATTAATCCCAACTTCAAGTAAAGATGATATTACTAAAATCATCTTACTTGGTATTCTTATGTTACTGGTTGTATTATTTGGATGGTTTTTCAATATGAAAGCTAATCGTATGGCAGAATATGTTGCTGCTTACACAGTAAGAGACATCCGATATGAGCTTTTTTCTAAAATAGAAACATTATCTGCTAAACAAGTAGACGAATTAACTCAAACTTCTTTAATCTCAAGAATGACAACAGATACTTATAATATCTATAGTGCAGTAGGGAGTATACAAAGACTAGGTGTGAGAGCTCCTATTTTGTTTATAGGTGGAATTGTAGTTTCTTTCTTTTTAGATTGGGTTTTAGCACTTATCATGGTCGCAATGATTCCTTTTATCATGTACTTTTCACTTAGAACATCTAAAATGGGAAGACCTTTATATACTGATATTCAAGTGAAAGTAGATAAATTAATTAGAACTTTACGTGAAAATATAACAGGTGCTAGAGTAGTAAAAGCCTTATCGATGGTAGAACATGAAAATTATAAGTTTGATCTTAATAATAAAGAAGTAGTTGAAAGTGAACTAAAGGCTACTAAGTCTATGTCTAAAATTAGACCATTAGTCGATGTTATTATGAATTTAGGATTAGTAGTTGTACTTATTATAGGTGCTTATAGAGTGTTTAATAGTCAAACAAAAGTAGGAGAAATACTCGCTTTTGTTACTTATTTCACCATTATTTTGAATGCAACAATGTCACTTACAAGAGTTTTTATTCAAATGTCAAAAGCAACCGCTTCTAGTCTTAGAATCATCGAAGTTCTAGACTTTAAAACAGATATGAAAAATGGAAATATGGAAGTTTTTGAAGTCAATGAAACACCACACATAGAGTTTTCACATGTTTATTTTTCATATAATCAAAAAGGTGATCATCTAGAAGACATTAACTTTAAATTATATAAAGGACAAACCCTAGGTATATTAGGGGCAACAGGTTCTGGTAAAACAACTATCATCAATCTTATTATGAGATTTTACGATCCTTATCAAGGTGAAATTAAAATGTTTGGTAAAAATCTTAAAGACCTTGACTTAAGTGCTTTAAGAAAAAGTATCGGACTTGTCTTACAAACAGATTTAATTTTATCTGATACAATTTATGAAAACATTCAATTTAGTAGAAAAGATATTTTACCAGAAGATATTGAATTAGCTAAAACAATCGCACAAGCTAATTTTATTGATGAAATGCCAGAAAAAAATTATGAAAAAATGACACAAAGAGGAACTAATATCTCAGGTGGACAAAAACAAAGACTTTTAATCGCAAGAGCTGTTGCCGGCAAACCTAAACTGTTGATTTTAGATGATGCATCTAGTGCCCTTGACTATCAAACAGATATGAATATGAGATTATCACTTAAAGAACATTTAAGTGAAACAACTAAAATTATAGTGGCACAAAGAATAAGCAGTATTAAAGAAGCTGACTTAATTTTAGTGATTGAAGATGGAAAAATTATTGCAAGTGGTACACACGAAACACTAGAACAAACTTCAGAACAGTATCAAAACATTATTAAACATCAACTAGGAGGTGAGTTAAATGAATCAACAAACCACTAGAAGATCAGGAAATGATGGCACTCAACGTGCTAAAAATAAAAAATATGTGATTAAACGCCTATGGCATTATCTTTCTTTTTACCGATTAAAATTATTGACAGGTTTTATTCTAACAATACTTGCTAACTCTTTATCTTTAGTAGGACCTTACTTAATTGGAAAAATGATTGGGGCCATGGAAAATGGCGTTGAGTTTAGATCAGTTTATATTGTAGGCTGTTTAATGGTTGCTTTTTATGTTATTAGTGCAATACTTAACTATTACTTATCAATTGCAATGGCAAAAATTGCTCAAGGAGTCGTTTATAAATTAAGAGAAGATTTATTTAGTAAAATTACAAGAGTCTCTGTTTCTTATTTTGACACTCACCTAACAGGTGATATCATTAGTAGAATGAGTTATGACATTGATACTATCAGTACATCATTAGCAAGTGATGTGATGAGCATTATTACAAGTTTTATTACTTTAATCGTGTCATTTGTTATGATGATGATTATGTCACCTGTATTAGTTTTAGTATTTATACTTACGATTCCTTTAACTTTCTTTGTTACAGGAAAAATGTCTAAATCAATTAAGAAACGACTCAGATTAAGAAACCAACAATTAGCTTACTTAAATGGCTATACTGAAGAAATGATTACAGCACAAAAAACAATACAATCTTATGTGCAAGAAGATAATATATTAGAAAAATTTGATGAAATTAACTTAGAAACTGCCAAAAGAAGTTATCATTCAGGTAAGTTATCTACAATAGTTGGACCCACTGTTAACTTTATTAATAACTTATCAGTTGTTTTAGTCACAACTGTTGGCGGTATTTTAAAAGTCTTTGGATATATTGATCTAGCAAGCCTTTCTAGCTTCATGCTTTATTCTAGAAGATTTTCAGGACCAATTAATCAAATGAGTAATATAGTTGCTGATATCCAAAGTGCGTTAGCTGCTGCTGAACGTGTCTTTAATGTTTTAGATGAAAGTGATGAAACACCAGATACAAAAGACGCCATAACTCTTTTAAATCCAAAAGGAAATATTGAATTTAAGAATGTTTCTTTTGGATACAACGCAAATAAAACAATTATTCATAACTTAAATTTCACTGCCAAAGAAGGTCAAAAAGTAGCAATCGTTGGACCAACAGGAGCTGGAAAAACAACTATTGTTAATTTACTAATGAGATATTACGATCTTTTATCTGGAAAGATATTATTAGATGGATATGATATTACACAACTTAAAAGAAATGAATACAGAAAACTATATTCTATGGTCTTACAAGATACATGGATTTTTAGAGGCACTGTATTTGAAAATATTACATACGGTAATGAAAACAAGAATTTTAATGATGTAGTAGAAGCGGCTAAAAAAGCTAGAATTCATCATTATATTATGAACTTGCCTAAAGGCTATGATACTATTTTATCTGATGATGGCATAAGTATTTCTAAAGGACAAAGACAACTTTTAGTTATCGCTAGAGCAATTCTTTCAGACTCTAAAATATTAATTCTTGATGAAGCAACTTCTAATGTAGATACTCACACTGAAATAAAAATTCAAGAAGCAATGTCTAATTTAATGGAACATAGAACTTCATTTATCATTGCTCATAGACTTTCAACAATTATGAATGCAGACTTAATTTTAGTATTAAAAGATGGTGATGTCATAGAATCTGGTAATCACCAACAATTAATGCTTAAAAAAGGATTCTACTACGAACTATTTATGAGCCAGTTTAAATAAATCTAAGTCATTTATGATAAAATGCTTGCATGTAACTTAAAATATGATAAAATATCATTAGCAATGATTAAGAGGAGTAGTAATACTTTTATCTAAAGAGAGTCTGTGGCAGGTGTAAACAGATGTTAAAAGATTATGAAGGCTACCTTAGGAGCTAAAAGTAAATCGGCTTTAACGATAAACATAAGGGCTATAACATCAGTTATAGAACTAAGGTGGTACCGCGAATTTTATTCGTCCTTAGATTAATTTCTAGGGACGTTTTTATATTTTTACAAGGAGAATAACAAAATGAAAAAAATGACAGGACAACAAATCAGAGAAACATGGTTAAATTTCTTTAAATCTAAGGGACATAAAATTGAACCATCAGCATCACTTATCCCAGTATCAGATCCAACTTTACTATGGATTAATGCTGGTGTTGCGCCACTTAAAAAATATTTTGATGGAACAGAAAAAACAGACCATGCTAGAATTACGAATGTACAAAAATGTATTCGTACTAATGACATAGACAACGTAGGAAGAACAGCACGTCACCATACCTTTTTTGAAATGTTAGGTAATTTTTCAATTGGGGATTATTTTAAAGAAGACGCAATCAAATACGGATTTGAAATACTAACAAGTGAAAAATGGTTTGGCTTTCCATTAGATAAACTGTATATGACTTATTATCCTGATGATACCCTTGCTTATGAAACATGGGTTTCGTGTGGTGTTGATCCGAGCCATTTAATTCCATTAGAAGGTAATTTCTGGGAAATTGGAGCTGGCCCATCAGGACCAGATACTGAAATATTCTTTGACCGTGGAGAAGCATATGACAAAAGAGGCAAAGAACTTATAGAACAAGATTTAGAAAATGAAAGATTTATTGAAATATGGAACATCGTATTTTCACAATATAATGCTGATCCTAGCATTCCAAGAAGCCAATATAAAGAATTACCAAACAAAAATATTGATACAGGAGCTGGGTTAGAAAGATTTGCTTGTGTACTACAAGGTACAAAAACAAACTTTGAAACAGACCTTTTCTACCCAATCATTCTTGAAACTGAAAAATTATCTCATGTTAAATACGAAGGGCAAATGGCTTATAAAGTGATTGCTGATCATATTAAAACATTGACATTTGCGATTAGTGATGGAGCTGTTTTATCTAACGAAGGGCGTGGCTATGTTTTACGTAGAGTTTTACGTCGTGCAGTTAAATACGGTAGAAGTATTGGATTAAATGAACCATTCTTATACCAATTAGTCGATACAGTTGTAGAAATGATGAAAGATTTTTATCCGAATTTAGTACAAACTAAAGAGATAGTTAAAAAGATAGTTAAAAAAGAAGAAGAAAAATTCTTTGAAACGATTAGTGATGGAGAAAAACACCTATTATCATCTATTGAAAACAATCAATTATCAGGAGAGGCAGCATTTAAACTTTATGATACTTATGGTTTTCCTATTGAACTTACACTAGAATACGCAGAAGAAAATCATATTACAGTTGATTTAGAAGGTTTTAAACAAGCATTAGAAGAACAAAAAATGCGTTCACGTAACGCAAGAACACAAAATGAAGGAATGAAGAGTCAAGAAGAAGCTTATATTAACTTTAAAGAAAAATCTAAATTTGTTGGATATAATACTTTAGAAGTTGAAACTAAAGTCATTAAAGTCTTTCCTTCTGGCATAGTTTTAGAAGAAACACCCTTTTATGCAACAATGGGTGGACAAGTATTTGATAAAGGTACCATTAATGGTTTAGTTGTGACAAATGTTACAAAACTACCAAATGGACAATACCTACATGAAGTAGAAGGCGAATTTAATGAAAATGATGATGTTTTAGCAATTGTTTCAAAAGATACAAGAAACTTAGTTTCATCAAACCATACAGCAACCCATCTGCTTCACCAAGCAATTAAAGATACTATTGGTAGCCACTCTCACCAACAAGGATCACAAGTAACTAAAGATTTATTAAGATTTGACGTGAATCATTTTGATAAGATTACAGAAGAAGATATTTTAGCAATTGAAAAAATTGTTAACAATCATATCAAACTAAAAGAAACTGTTATTACAAAAGAAATGAATATTAATGATGCTAAAAAATTAGGGGCACAAGCTCTATTTAGTGAAAAATATGGTGATGTAGTAAGAGTCGTTAATATCAATGGTTATTCAATTGAATTATGTGGTGGAACACATGTTACTAACACTTCTGAAATTGAACAATTTGCGATTACATCAGTAGAATCTATTGGTTCAGGTATTTATCGTTTTGAAGGTGTTACTAAAAATGTTGAACCACTTATTTTAAATACATTAAAAAACACATTAGCTGATATTAATGAATTGATTCAAAAAGCTAAACGATTAGAAAGCCAAACTTATAAATTTAATGAAAAAACTTTACCAGAATTAATAGGCAGTTATAAAGATATTCTTAACTATAGAAATTATTTAGAAGAGCTTAAAAATGATGTTAAAAACTTTGAAAAAGAAGTATCACTCAAAGAAACACAAAAAATATTAGAAAATGCTTCAGACTTTATTCCTAAAGATCCAAAAGCTAAAATGGTTATCAAAATAACAAAATCTATGGATATGTCTACATTAAAACAATTAATTGATGTAATTTATGATAAAATAAAGGCAGATGTGCTATTTGTTGTTCATGTTGATTTAGATAAAGCAACATTTATTGCCAAAAGTAATCAAAATAACGCAGGCACTCTCATTAAATTAGCAGCGTCATTAACAAATGGTTCTGGAGGTGGGAAACCTACTTTAGCCCAAGGTGGAACAAAAGACTTAACCAATTTAGAAAATGCCTTACTAGAAGTAGAAAAAGCTTTATGAAAAAATATTTAGGACTAGATTTAGGAACTAAAACGTTAGGAGTTGCAATCTCTGAAACAGGAATTATTGCAAGTAACTTAACTACCTTAAGATTTTTAGAAGATGACTATGATGATGCAATTACACAATTGATTTCTTTAATCAATGAAAGAAAAATAGATGTTATTGTATTAGGCTATCCTAAACATATGAACAATGATATCGGAGTTCGTGGTAAAATTAGTGAAGAATTCAAAGAAAAACTAGTTTCTAGACATCCAATAGAAGTTGTTTTATGGGATGAAAGACTATCAACAAAAACAGCATTACGTATGCTAAGTGATAATAAAAAGAAAAAGGAAAAACAAAGAGCCTTAAAAGATGAAATGGCAGCCGCTGTGATCTTACAAGGATATCTCGATTTTAAAGGAGCTTAAAATGAAAGAAGAAAAATTAAGTATTATTAGAGATGATGAAGAAACATTAGCAACTATTTTATTCACATATAATAATGATGATAAAAACTATGTTGTATTTGAATTTGATGATACAAAAGAAATTAGCGCTGCAATCTATGAAGAAAACGATAATGATGAAGGTATTTTAGTGGATATTGAAACGGATGAAGAATGGGATATGATCGATAAAGTATTAGACAAATACTTTGATGAGTTAGAAGCAGAATTAGACGAAGAAGAGTTTGATGAAGAATAAAATACAAGTTTTACAAGAAATGAAAAGCTACGCAGAAACAAATGATGTTCCTATCATTTGTGATGAGGGGCTTTCATTTTTGTTAAAGACGATAAAAGAAAATAATGTAAAAAGTATTCTAGAAATCGGAACTGCGATTGGCTATAGTGCTCTTTTAATGAGTGAGCCTGATATTAAAGTAGATACCATTGAAAGAGACCTTAAACGATATCAGGAAGCAAGCCAATTTCTTAAACCATTAGATTACCCTATACATCTAATTTACGCAGATGCCCTTTTATATGATGGGCCGCTTAATCAATACGACTTGATTTTTATTGATGCCGCAAAGGCCCAATATGAAAAATTTTTCAATAAATACCAACACTATTTAAAACCTAATGGAATCATTGTGTGTGATAATTTAAACTTTCATAATTTAACACCAGAAATGGTTTCAAGAAATACAAGACAACTGTTAAGAAAAATTAATGGATTTAAAGATTTTTTAACAGAAAATAGTTTATATGAAACAACCTTTTATAATGTAGGTGATGGCATGAGTATTTCTAGGAGAAAAGAAGGACAACAATGAAAATTTTAACAACAATTTATAGTAAAGAAGCGCTCATTGAAAATAAAGACTACCTAGATGGTATCATCACTGGAAATGAAGTATATGCCACTAGATTAACCCATAGTTTTGAGTTAGATGAAATACTTGAAATCATAGATATAGCTAATAGGCTTCATAAAGAATGTTTCATTACCCTTAATCAAATGTACACTAATGAACACTTAGAAGAAGTAAGTCAATTTATTGATAAACTACCAATTGATAAAATCACAGGCTATATCATCGCTGATATAGGTGTTTATATGATATTAAAGGATAAGAACTTACACAATAAAGCTATTTATAATCCAGAAACATTACTTACTAATTATTTTGATTTTAACTACTTAGCAGAAACAGGTATTTTTGGAGGCTTTGTGGCAAAAGAAATTACATTAGAAGATATCAAAATTATTAATAAGAATAAAAAGACACATACCTTTATGGTAGGTCATGGGCATTTAAACATGTTTTATTCAAAAAGAAAACTGCTTAAAAACTACGCTGACTACTTAAATAGTAAAGAAGACTTTAAAGATAAACAAGATTTACTGATTATAGAAGAAAAAAGAAAAGATGATCCATATCCAGTATTAGAAGATTATGCTGGAACACATGTTTTTAGAAGTAAAGTTTTTTCAAGTTTAGAAGAATTAAGTGAGATTAAAAAAGCAATTGATTATCTTGTGATAGACACAATCTTTAAAGATGATGCATACTTAAAACTCATATTACCAATGTATTATGATAATCAAATAAATAAAGAAACGATTGACCAATTACAGTCTAAATACAATGAATCCTGGGATAAAGGATTCCTATTTAATAAGACTTTTTATAAGAGGTAAGAAAATGACGGAATTATTAGCCCCCGCTGGGGATTTAGAAAAATTAAAAATTGCTTTATTATATGGAGCTGACGCAGTATTTATAGGTGGACAACAGTTTTCACTAAGAGCACGTGCCTCTAATTTTACTGTAGATGACATAAAAGAAGCTACTACTTTCGCCCACAATTTAAATAAAAAAGTATATGTAACAACTAATATTATTCCTCATCATGAAGATATGCATGATTTAATTGAGTATTTACAAGCATTAGAAGAAGCTAAAGTAGATGCAATCATCGCAGCTTCTCCATATATTGTGGATACTGCATTAAAACATACAAACTTAGAAGTACATATATCTACTCAGCAATCAGCACTAAATACGCAAACAGTTCAATTTTGGACTGAAAAAAAGGCAAGCCGAGTTGTGTTAGGCCGTGAATTAACAGTAGAAGAAATCAAAGGTATTACAAGTAGTACCGATACTGAAATAGAAGTTTTCATTCATGGTGGTATGTGCATGTCTTATTCTGGAAGATGTAGTTTATCAGATAATATGACAGGTCGTGATGCTAATAGAGGTGGATGTGCCCACTCATGTCGCTGGAATTATGATTTAAAAGAAAATAATGAAAGTTTTTCTGAAGAAGTGCCATTTTCTATGTCTTCTAAAGACTTAGAGGCAGTTCATCAAATTACAAAACTAATAGACGCAAATGTATCTTCTTTAAAAATTGAAGGAAGAATGAAGAGTCTACATTATATCGCGACTGTTGTTTCTACTTATAGACAAATGATTGATGAGTATGTACATACAAAAGAAATCAAAGACTACGAATATTATGTTAAAAGATTAAAAAAAGCTGAAAATAGATTAGCTTCATCAGGTTTCTTAGAAGGTGTACCAGGAGTTGAACAACAACTTTATCAAATGAGAAGTGAAAAACCTAGTCAAAACTTCATAGGGATAGTATTAGCTTACGATGAAAAAACTCAAACAGCTTTGGTAGAACAAAGAAATTATTTTGAAGTTGGCACAGAAGTCGAAGTAATGAGCCATGAAGAACCTGAAAAATACTTTAAAATAGAAAAAATGACTGATTTAGATGGAAATGATCTTGATATTGCAAGAAGACCAAAGGAACAACTTTTAATTCATACAAATATTAAGTTACATCCATACGATCTTATAAGATGTCTATAACTAAGTATTACTTAATTGATGGCGAGCACATTGAATGCCAAATTGAGTATAAGAAAATTAAAAACGCATATATTAGACTTAAAAATAACATTTTATATGTTAGTGCTAATAAGTATATTAAAATAGAAGATATTGATCGCTTTGTTATAGAAAAATATCCCTTACTTAAGAATAAAATGGACAAAAAAGTTCATACAGAAAAGTATCAACTTTGGGGTAAAGTTCTAAGCGAAGATGAATTTTACTTAAAAAACGGATTAAAAATATCAGATAAAAATTACTATCTCATATTAAAAAATGAAGTTAGGTTAAAAACAGAAGAAATATTTGAAAAAATAAGTTCTAATTTACAAAAACTTGGATTAAACAAAGTACCTTTTATCTACAAGAAATTAACTGCTAAATACGGTAGTTGTCACATTGTAAAAAAAGAAATTACTTTAAACATATTCTTAGCTAAAATAGATCCTATCTATTTAGAATATGTGATATATCATGAGTATGCTCATTTAATTGTTCCAAATCACTCACAAAAGTTTTATCATGTATTAGATCAATTAATGGCAAATCACAAGGAAATTGAAAAAGAATTAAAGAAGATACCAATTATATTTTAAAATTATGTTATAATATATAGGATATTTAAGGAGGCATTTTTATGGCAGTGAAAAAAGTATACGAACTTACCCAAGCGGGTGTAGATAAGTTAAAAGAAGAATTAATAGAATTAAAAGATGTAAAAAGAAAAGAAAATCTTGAAGCTTTAAAGGAAGCTAGAGAACAAGGGGATTTATCAGAAAATGCTGATTACGATGCTGCTAGAAATGAACAAGCACGTATTGAATCAAGAATTCTTGAAATTGATACAATCTTAAAAAATCTTAAAATTATCAAAACATCAGATGATGCATCTGTAAATATTGGTAAAGTAGTTAAATTAAAATTTGTTGAAAAAAACCAAATTAAAGAATTTCATCTAGTAGGTACAATCGAAACTGATCCAATAACTGGCAAAATTTCTATTGAATCACCACTAGGAAAAAGTATTAAAGGTCATGAAAAAGGCGAAACAGTTCTAGTTAAATCTGAAACTGGTAGAAACTTCCACGTTGAAATATTAGAAGTAGCTTAAACATGGCGATATATAATAAATGCATTCCTTTAGCGTACTATGCATCAATATATGAAATTCCGTACCAAAGTTATAAACAACAAGGAATTAATGCCTTGTTTTTTGACTTGGATAATACAATTATTAGTTATGAAGAAACTGAACTA contains:
- a CDS encoding M48 family metallopeptidase, which codes for MSITKYYLIDGEHIECQIEYKKIKNAYIRLKNNILYVSANKYIKIEDIDRFVIEKYPLLKNKMDKKVHTEKYQLWGKVLSEDEFYLKNGLKISDKNYYLILKNEVRLKTEEIFEKISSNLQKLGLNKVPFIYKKLTAKYGSCHIVKKEITLNIFLAKIDPIYLEYVIYHEYAHLIVPNHSQKFYHVLDQLMANHKEIEKELKKIPIIF
- the greA gene encoding transcription elongation factor GreA — translated: MAVKKVYELTQAGVDKLKEELIELKDVKRKENLEALKEAREQGDLSENADYDAARNEQARIESRILEIDTILKNLKIIKTSDDASVNIGKVVKLKFVEKNQIKEFHLVGTIETDPITGKISIESPLGKSIKGHEKGETVLVKSETGRNFHVEILEVA